The Streptomyces rimosus genomic interval CTGCGGAGGCCCCGCGGCGTCCGCGTCCAGGGGCGCTCCGGTACGGGTGACGCTGGGCGCGGCGAACGGCACGAAGACCGTGCAGGCGGGCGACAAACTCCAGGTCAGCGCGGCCGGCGGCAATCTGACCAAGGTGGTCGTGACCGATCCGAAGGGCCGTCGGCTGCCCGGCGGGCTCGGCGACGGCGGCCGGGTGTGGACCTCCCACGAGCCGACCACGCCGGACACCAAGTACTCCGTCGCGGCCGAGGCGCGTAACGCCCAGGGCGGAACGAACGAGGTCAAGGAGTCGCTGACCACCGCGAAGGCGGACAAACTCAACAAGGTCGTGCTCAGCCCCGGCTCGCAGGGCGCCGTCGTGGGGATCGCCCAGCCGGTCTCGATCACCTTCGACTTCCCGGTGACCGACCGGGCCGCCGTGGAGAAGCACCTGAAGGTCACCACCGACAACGGCACACCCGGCGCGTGGGGCTGGGTCAAGGACTGGTCCGGCAAGGACCGGGTGGACTGGCGCCCGAAGGAGTACTGGAAGCCGGGCACCAAGGTGGGGCTGCGCGCCGACCTGAACGGCGTGGACTCCGGCGGCGGCCGGTATTTCGCCAAGGACTACGACCTGAACTTCACCATCGGCGCCGGCCATGTGGTCAAGGTGGATCTGGACAACAAGCACCTGACGTTCACCGAGAACGGAAAGGAGGTGAAGGACATGCCTTTCTCCGCCGGGCGGCCGGACGCACAGCACTCCACCTGGACGGGCGTCTTCCCGCTCATGGCGAAGGAGGGCACGATCAACATGAACTCCGAAACCGTGGGACTGGGCGACGCGTACGACAAGATGGTCCGCGACTCCATGAAGCTCACCGACTCCGGGACGTACGCGCACGCCGCGCCGTGGAACGCCGGCAAGGTGGGCCGGGTCAACGACAGTTCCGGCTGCATCGGGCTGACCGACGCCGACGCCGACTGGCTCTACGCCAGGGTTCGCGTCGGCGACCCGTTCGAGGTCACCGGTTCCTCCGTACGGGGGAGGGCGGCCGACAACAACGGTCTCGGGGACTGGATGGTCGACTGGTCCCAGTGGCAGAAGAAGAGCGCCCTCCCATCGAGCAGCTGACCCCCTACAGAGCCTAATGTGACGGAATGAGCACCGTGCAGGACCAGGACCAAATAACGGCGTGGGCACGCTTCAGTCGCCGCGTGCCCAACGGCTTCGCCATTTTCTTCAGCCTCCTAGGGCTGTTCTGCGCCGTCACGGCGCTGATCGGGCCGCTGCGGCGCGGCCTGAAACCGGTCATCTACTGGCTGGACACCCTGACCATCGTCGTCGAGCCGAACCTCGCGTACGCGGTCTTCCTCTTCCTGCTGGCCGCGGCCATGACCGCGCGCAAACGGGTGGCCCTGTGGTTCGCCGTCGTCTACATGGTGCTGGTGACGCTGACCGACGCGCTCCTCGTGATCGACGGCTTCCCGGAGTACTACTTCTCCCTGGTGCTGTGCTCGGCCGCGCTGGTCCTGCTGCTGGTCGCGCACCGCGAGTTCTACGCGGTGACCCGCCGCGGCGCGTTCTGGCGCGCCGCGGGCGTGCTGGTCGCGGGCCTCGTGGTGTCGATCCTCATCGGCTGGGGCCTGGTCTCGCTCTTCCCGGGCAGCCTGGAGCGCGGCGCCGGCAACCGGCTGCTGTGGGCGGCCGACCGGGTCTGCGGCGGCACGCTCAGCAACCACCAGTTCCACGGGCACCCGCCGCACTGGATCATCTTCCTGCTCGGGCTGCTGGGCGCGCTGGCGCTGCTGAACGCGGCCCTGACGCTCTTCCGGTCGCAGCGCATGGAGGCCGCGCTGCACGGTGACGAGGAGACCCGTATCCGGGCGCTGCTGGCCCGCTACGGCGGCCGGGACTCGCTCGGCTACTTCGCCACCCGCCGCGACAAGGCCGTGGTCTTCTCCCCCAGCGGCAAGGCCGCCGTCACCTACCGTGTGGAGGTCGGCGTCTGCCTGGCCAGCGGTGACCCGGTCGGCGACCGCGAGGCATGGGGCCCGGCCATCGAGGAGTGGCTCAAGGTCGCCGGGCGCTACGGCTGGCAGCCGGCCGTCATGGGCGCCAGCGAGGACGGCGCGAAGGCGTTCGCGCGAAGCGGCCTGAGCGCGCTGCAGCTCGGTGACGAGGCGATTCTGCACGTCAAGGAGTTCGACCTGGACGGCCGCGAGATGCGGGTGACCCGTCAGGCGGTCAACCGTGTCGAGCGCACCGGCGCCACCTTCCGGGTGCGCCGCCACTCCGAGCTGTCCGACGCGGAGATGCAGGAGGTCATCCACCGGGCCGACGCGTGGCGCGACACCGAGACCGAGCGCGGCTTCTCGATGGCGCTGGACCGGCTCGGCGACCCCGAGGACGGCGACTGCCTGCTGGCCGAGGCGTTCGACGGCGACGGCAACATGATGGCGCTGCTGTCGTTCGTGCCGTGGGGCAAGGACGGCATCTCGCTGGACGTGATGCGCCGGGACCGCAGCGCCCCGAACGGCGTGATGGAGTACATGGTCGCGCAGCTGTGCGCGCACGCCGGCGCGCTCGGCGTGCGCCGTATCTCGCTGAACTTCGCGGTCTTCCGGTCCGCCTTCGAGGAGGGCGCGCGCATCGGCGCGGGGCCGATCCTGAAGGTCTGGCGCAAGCTGCTGCTGTTCTTCTCCAAGTGGTGGCAGCTCGAAGCGCTGTACCGCTCCAACGCGAAGTACGCCCCCGAGTGGTACCCGCGTTTCCTGTGCTACGCGGACACCGGCGCCCTGGCCCGTATCGGCCTGGCCTCCGGTATCGCCGAGGGCTTCGTGGCGGTGCCGAGCCTGGGCAAGCTGTGGGGCAAGGGCC includes:
- the lysX gene encoding bifunctional lysylphosphatidylglycerol synthetase/lysine--tRNA ligase LysX, with product MSTVQDQDQITAWARFSRRVPNGFAIFFSLLGLFCAVTALIGPLRRGLKPVIYWLDTLTIVVEPNLAYAVFLFLLAAAMTARKRVALWFAVVYMVLVTLTDALLVIDGFPEYYFSLVLCSAALVLLLVAHREFYAVTRRGAFWRAAGVLVAGLVVSILIGWGLVSLFPGSLERGAGNRLLWAADRVCGGTLSNHQFHGHPPHWIIFLLGLLGALALLNAALTLFRSQRMEAALHGDEETRIRALLARYGGRDSLGYFATRRDKAVVFSPSGKAAVTYRVEVGVCLASGDPVGDREAWGPAIEEWLKVAGRYGWQPAVMGASEDGAKAFARSGLSALQLGDEAILHVKEFDLDGREMRVTRQAVNRVERTGATFRVRRHSELSDAEMQEVIHRADAWRDTETERGFSMALDRLGDPEDGDCLLAEAFDGDGNMMALLSFVPWGKDGISLDVMRRDRSAPNGVMEYMVAQLCAHAGALGVRRISLNFAVFRSAFEEGARIGAGPILKVWRKLLLFFSKWWQLEALYRSNAKYAPEWYPRFLCYADTGALARIGLASGIAEGFVAVPSLGKLWGKGRKKRVLTPATTAHLPSLDELGLVEQPPATEEELRERELAALPEQVRVRHRKLERLREEGVDPYPVGVQRTHTLGDVRDEHPDLESGTRTGKVVRIAGRVLLTRDHGGVLFAVLRDWSGDLQVALTREGTGADELERFGSDIDLGDHIEAEGEVGASDRGELTVFVTHWRLTAKCLRPLPDKRRGLSDPEAKVRQRYVDLVVSPDSRDNLRARSTAVQALRQGLIERGYLEVETPMLQQIHGGANARPFQTHINAYDLDLYLRIAPELYLKRLCVGGMEKVFEMGRTFRNEGISYKHNPEFTMLEAYQAFADYDVMLDLTRELIQGAAVAAFGSATARKADANGKLVEHDISGIWPVKTVYGAISEALGEEVDADTNPDVLRRLCGRSGVPVKPEMGRGDVVLEMYERLVEEKTTLPTFYKDFPTDVSPLTRQHRKDPRVAERWDLVAFGTELGTAYSELTDPVEQRRRLTAQSLLAAGGDPEAMELDEDFLQALEYAMPPTGGLGIGVDRLVMFLTGLSIRETLPFPLVRRR
- a CDS encoding L,D-transpeptidase, giving the protein MSPAPTPHRHRPQRAARAALALAPLLGTVVLSACGGPAASASRGAPVRVTLGAANGTKTVQAGDKLQVSAAGGNLTKVVVTDPKGRRLPGGLGDGGRVWTSHEPTTPDTKYSVAAEARNAQGGTNEVKESLTTAKADKLNKVVLSPGSQGAVVGIAQPVSITFDFPVTDRAAVEKHLKVTTDNGTPGAWGWVKDWSGKDRVDWRPKEYWKPGTKVGLRADLNGVDSGGGRYFAKDYDLNFTIGAGHVVKVDLDNKHLTFTENGKEVKDMPFSAGRPDAQHSTWTGVFPLMAKEGTINMNSETVGLGDAYDKMVRDSMKLTDSGTYAHAAPWNAGKVGRVNDSSGCIGLTDADADWLYARVRVGDPFEVTGSSVRGRAADNNGLGDWMVDWSQWQKKSALPSSS